One region of Pseudomonas alvandae genomic DNA includes:
- a CDS encoding ParD-like family protein produces MGIVNIDDELHDQLRKATKVSCRSINAQAAFWIKVGMLCETSPTLSFNEIIQRELSDAGVTAQPLEASYQ; encoded by the coding sequence ATGGGCATTGTCAACATCGACGACGAACTCCACGATCAGCTGCGCAAGGCAACCAAGGTGTCCTGCCGCTCGATCAACGCGCAGGCGGCCTTCTGGATCAAGGTCGGCATGCTGTGCGAGACCAGCCCGACCCTCAGCTTCAACGAGATCATCCAGCGCGAGCTCAGTGACGCCGGTGTCACCGCGCAGCCACTGGAGGCCAGCTATCAATGA